Proteins encoded together in one Accipiter gentilis chromosome 16, bAccGen1.1, whole genome shotgun sequence window:
- the ODC1 gene encoding ornithine decarboxylase — MSSFSNEEFEFTFLDEGFTAKDILDQKINEVSSSDDKDAFYVADLGDIVKKHMRWHKALPRVTPFYAVKCNDSKAVVKTLAVLGAGFDCASKTEIQLVQSIGVPPDRIIYANPCKQVSQIKHAASSGVQMMTFDSEVELMKVARAHPKAKLVLRITTDDSKAVCRLSVKFGATLKTSRLLLERAKELDLAIIGVSFHVGSGCTDPETFVQAISDARCVFDMGAELGFSMYLLDIGGGFPGSEDVKLKFEEITSVINPALDKYFPLDSGINIIAEPGRYYVASAFTLAVNIIAKKIVLKEQTGSDDEDDANDKTLMYYVNDGVYGSFNCILYDHAHVKPVLQKRSKPDDSCYSCSIWGPTCDGLDRIVERFNMPELQVGDWILFENMGAYTVAAASTFNGFQRPTIHYVISRPAWQLMQQIKEQGFLAEVEEQDVASLPLSCAWESGIEYPATCASASINV; from the exons ATGAGTAGCTTCAGCAATGAAGAATTTGAATTCACCTTCCTTGATGAAGGCTTTACTGCCAAGGATATCCTTGaccaaaaaataaatgaagtgtcATCTTCC GATGATAAAGATGCCTTCTATGTTGCTGACCTTGGGGATATTGTGAAGAAGCACATGCGATGGCATAAAGCCCTTCCTCGGGTAACCCCCTTCTATGCTGTAAAATGTAATGACAGCAAAGCTGTAGTGAAGACGCTTGCTGTTCTTGGTGCAGGATTTGATTGCGCCAGTAAG ACGGAAATACAGCTGGTACAGAGCATTGGTGTACCTCCTGACCGAATAATATATGCAAATCCCTGCAAACAAGTATCTCAAATCAAACATGCTGCCAGCAGTGGTGTACAGATGATGACATTTGATAGCGAAGTAGAACTAATGAAAGTTGCAAGGGCTCATCCAAAAGCCAA GTTAGTCTTGCGCATTACAACTGATGACTCCAAAGCAGTTTGTCGTCTGAGTGTTAAATTTGGAGCTACACTTAAGACTAGCAGGCTTCTACTGGAGCGTGCAAAAGAACTTGACCTTGCCATCATTGGAGTTAG TTTCCATGTTGGAAGTGGATGTACAGACCCAGAGACCTTTGTTCAAGCCATTTCTGATGCCCGCTGTGTGTTTGATATGGGA GCTGAACTTGGCTTCAGTATGTATCTGCTTGATATTGGTGGTGGCTTCCCTGGCTCTGAAGATGTCAAGCTTAAATTTGAAGAG ATCACGAGTGTAATCAACCCAGCACTGGATAAATACTTTCCTTTGGATTCTGGAATAAATATTATTGCAGAGCCGGGAAGATACTATGTTGCATCAGCATTCACGCTGGCAGTCAACATCATTGcgaaaaaaattgtattaaaggAGCAAACAGGTTCTGATG ATGAAGATGATGCAAATGACAAAACTCTTATGTACTATGTGAATGATGGAGTCTATGGATCATTCAACTGCATCTTGTATGATCACGCACATGTTAAACCAGTTCTGCAGAAG CGGTCTAAACCAGATGACAGCTGCTATTCCTGCAGCATATGGGGACCAACATGTGATGGTCTAGATCGTATTGTTGAGCGTTTTAATATGCCAGAGTTGCAAGTTGGTGACTGGATCCTGTTTGAAAACATGGGTGCCTATACTGTTGCAGCAGCTTCTACTTTCAATGGATTCCAGAGGCCAACAATACACTATGTGATATCAAGACCAGCATG GCAACTAATGCAGCAGATTAAGGAGCAAGGGTTCCTAGCTGAAGTGGAGGAGCAGGATGTTGCTAGTCTGCCACTCTCTTGTGCTTGGGAAAGCGGAATTGAATATCCAGCAACTTGTGCTTCAGCTAGTATTAATGTATAG